A portion of the Nitratidesulfovibrio termitidis HI1 genome contains these proteins:
- a CDS encoding NirD/YgiW/YdeI family stress tolerance protein codes for MPTKMRLCIFAVLLLLAAPWLPRTFAATSQGGFHSAPLSGGFSGPGVSFRTVQQAHGMRDDYPVVLRGSIIQHLGKDKYLFKDTTESISVEIDQDKWAGQNVAPGDTVELYGEIDEDCGCGAVGQSAVGSTWSDASRF; via the coding sequence ATGCCGACGAAAATGAGATTGTGTATCTTTGCCGTGTTGTTGCTGCTTGCCGCGCCATGGCTGCCCAGAACATTTGCCGCGACAAGTCAGGGAGGATTCCATAGTGCTCCGTTGTCCGGCGGATTTTCCGGGCCTGGGGTATCCTTCAGAACGGTGCAGCAAGCGCATGGCATGCGTGATGACTATCCCGTCGTGTTGCGCGGCAGCATCATACAACACCTTGGGAAGGATAAGTATTTATTCAAGGATACCACGGAATCGATCAGTGTCGAAATTGACCAGGACAAATGGGCCGGGCAAAATGTAGCGCCAGGTGATACCGTGGAGTTGTATGGTGAAATAGATGAGGATTGTGGATGTGGAGCGGTTGGTCAAAGTGCGGTAGGCTCGACTTGGTCTGATGCTTCCCGCTTTTGA
- a CDS encoding pirin family protein, translating to MRLIDSRNMGRGKHGWLDSHFHFSFAEYYNPDNMQFGVLRVLNDDTVAPGTGFGPHAHADMEILSYVIDGELTHADSMGNERTLTRGQVQYMSAGTGVRHSEYNHGKKLLRFLQIWILPDRKGYAPQYGDHRFAFTERVNNWLPIATGVQNSQSTAPIKIHADINAYATSVSQGQHMEFSVSSGRQAYLVMIEGQATINGTRVSMRDAVEIVEENIFIHPESTAHMLIIEMAKA from the coding sequence ATGCGGCTTATCGACAGCAGGAATATGGGACGAGGCAAGCACGGATGGCTGGACAGCCACTTTCACTTCTCCTTTGCCGAATATTACAATCCGGACAACATGCAGTTTGGCGTTCTAAGAGTTCTCAACGACGACACGGTGGCACCCGGAACGGGATTCGGACCGCATGCCCACGCAGACATGGAAATACTCTCGTATGTCATTGACGGCGAACTGACCCACGCCGACAGCATGGGGAACGAACGGACGCTGACGCGGGGACAGGTGCAATACATGAGCGCGGGGACAGGGGTGCGGCATAGCGAATACAACCACGGGAAAAAACTTCTGCGGTTCCTGCAAATATGGATTTTACCCGACCGGAAAGGGTATGCGCCTCAATACGGCGACCACCGCTTCGCGTTCACGGAAAGAGTAAACAACTGGCTGCCAATCGCCACGGGTGTACAGAACAGCCAGTCAACGGCGCCGATCAAAATCCATGCGGACATCAATGCCTATGCGACGTCAGTAAGCCAAGGGCAGCACATGGAATTCTCGGTATCTTCCGGACGGCAGGCGTATCTGGTGATGATCGAAGGGCAGGCCACGATCAACGGCACCAGAGTTTCCATGCGTGATGCCGTTGAAATCGTTGAAGAAAACATTTTCATACACCCTGAAAGCACGGCGCACATGCTGATCATAGAAATGGCAAAGGCATGA
- a CDS encoding amidohydrolase, producing the protein MNDHGVILVNAKITTLDRHTPTAHSVAIRDGRFLFVGPEAEARAAAPNAAIIDAQGRRVIPGLIDSHTHVIRGGLNYNMELRWDGVPSLSDALAMLRIQVDRTPPPQWVRVVGGFTEHQFAEKRLPTIDELNVIAPDTPVFILHLYDRALLNAAALRAVGYTKDTSDPPGGEIVRDAAGHPTGLLLARPNATILYATLAKGPKLAPEYQMNSTRHFMRELNALGVTSVIDAGGGFQNYPENYEIIEKLHAEDLLTIRISYNLFTQKPKEELAEFSSWVKRLSPGQGDDRYRHNGAGEMLVYSAADFEDFRMERPEMPPNMEADLEPVIRLLAEHKWPWRLHATYDETIGRALDVFEKVNRDIPLSGINWFFDHAETISDHNIDRIAALGGGIAVQHRMAYQGEYFVERHGAAAAARTPPIRRMLEAGLHVGAGTDATRVASYNPWVSLSWLVTSKTVGGLSLYPAANRLDRETALRLWTDANTWFSAEHGKKGRISVGQLADLAVLSDDYFSVPEDQIVHLRSVLTLLGGKVVHGEGDYAPLAPELPKPMPAWSPVTSFGGYHRPQEFRTKLARHCGCANNCVVHGHDHAAALGAASPAADARTFWGIFGCSCWAV; encoded by the coding sequence ATGAATGACCATGGCGTGATTCTCGTCAATGCCAAAATCACCACGCTGGACCGCCACACCCCCACGGCACACTCCGTTGCAATCCGTGACGGTCGTTTCCTTTTCGTCGGCCCCGAAGCCGAGGCGCGCGCCGCGGCCCCAAACGCCGCGATTATCGATGCCCAAGGCAGACGCGTCATTCCCGGCCTGATCGACAGCCACACCCACGTCATCCGGGGCGGTCTGAACTACAATATGGAATTACGCTGGGATGGCGTTCCCAGCCTGTCCGATGCGCTTGCCATGCTCAGGATACAGGTCGACCGCACGCCTCCGCCGCAATGGGTGCGCGTCGTGGGCGGTTTTACAGAGCATCAATTCGCCGAAAAAAGGCTGCCCACGATCGATGAGTTGAACGTCATCGCTCCCGACACGCCGGTGTTCATCCTGCATCTCTATGACCGGGCCCTGCTGAACGCAGCGGCACTGCGCGCCGTCGGGTACACGAAGGACACGTCCGACCCGCCTGGCGGAGAAATCGTGCGCGATGCCGCCGGTCATCCCACCGGGCTGCTGCTGGCCCGGCCCAATGCCACGATCCTGTACGCCACACTTGCCAAGGGGCCAAAACTGGCGCCGGAATACCAGATGAATTCCACGCGGCACTTCATGCGCGAACTCAATGCGCTCGGCGTGACCAGCGTGATCGATGCAGGTGGCGGTTTCCAGAACTACCCCGAAAATTACGAGATCATCGAAAAGCTGCACGCCGAAGACTTGCTGACGATTCGCATCAGTTACAACCTGTTCACGCAAAAGCCGAAGGAAGAACTGGCGGAATTCTCGTCCTGGGTAAAGCGGCTTTCGCCGGGCCAGGGCGATGACAGATACCGCCACAACGGCGCCGGGGAAATGCTTGTCTATTCCGCTGCGGATTTCGAAGACTTCCGGATGGAGCGTCCTGAAATGCCGCCGAACATGGAGGCGGACCTCGAACCCGTCATCCGCCTTCTGGCAGAGCACAAGTGGCCCTGGCGTCTGCATGCCACCTACGACGAAACCATAGGGCGCGCGCTGGACGTCTTTGAAAAGGTCAATCGGGATATCCCGCTCTCCGGCATCAACTGGTTCTTCGATCATGCCGAAACGATAAGCGACCACAACATAGACCGCATCGCGGCGCTTGGCGGCGGCATTGCCGTGCAGCATCGCATGGCCTACCAAGGTGAGTATTTTGTCGAACGCCATGGCGCGGCGGCCGCGGCGCGCACCCCGCCCATCCGCCGCATGCTGGAGGCGGGGCTTCACGTCGGGGCCGGTACGGACGCCACGCGTGTGGCGAGTTACAACCCGTGGGTTTCGCTTTCCTGGCTGGTGACATCGAAAACCGTCGGCGGGCTTTCCCTCTATCCGGCAGCCAACCGCCTGGACCGCGAAACCGCGTTGCGCCTCTGGACCGACGCGAACACCTGGTTCTCTGCCGAGCACGGCAAGAAAGGCCGGATCAGCGTCGGCCAGCTTGCGGATCTGGCTGTTCTTTCAGATGATTATTTCTCCGTGCCAGAAGACCAGATAGTGCATTTGCGGTCCGTGCTCACCCTTTTGGGCGGCAAGGTAGTTCACGGCGAGGGGGATTACGCCCCACTTGCGCCGGAATTGCCAAAGCCGATGCCGGCGTGGTCGCCAGTGACCAGTTTTGGCGGCTATCACCGGCCGCAAGAATTCCGCACGAAGCTGGCCCGGCATTGCGGGTGCGCCAACAACTGCGTGGTGCATGGCCATGACCACGCGGCGGCGCTTGGCGCGGCGTCCCCCGCAGCGGACGCCAGAACCTTCTGGGGCATCTTCGGATGCAGTTGCTGGGCAGTGTAG